The window CTGCCAAACCACAGAAAAGTAGTTTTATTTTAATTCTTGAATGATAAAAAATCTGTAGTGGAAAAAAATGAAAATTAGAATAACCGGCAAAAAAATTGTGGAAGTATTTGCTGATTTGGCCACGGTGATACCGATTAGGAAAAAACCATCATCCCATGTCACGACGTTTGGAACACAAAAAGGACAGGAAGCATCCGAAGATGTTCCGATACAAACAGAAGATTATGCTTCTGTCCTTGTACGTTTTGAAGATGGAGCAAGAGGTGTTTTCACGGTTTCACAAGTAAGCGCCGGAAGAAAAAACAGGCTCAGTTTTGAAATTGATGGCAGCCAAAAATCGGCCTATTGGAATCAAGAAGAACCTGAGAAATTATGGATTGGGCATCGGGACAGGCCGAATGAAATTCTCTTAGCGGATCCTGCTTTATTCACGCCGAAAGCAAGATCATATATTCATCATCCTGGGGGACACAATGAAGGTTGGCCGGACTCTTTAAAAAATATGATGCTCCATTTTTATACCTTTATTCAAGAAGGCAAAGACCCGCTGAGAGATAAAGCAAATTTTGCCACATTTGAAGATGGTCATGTATCGATGTGTATTACGGATGCCATTTTAGAAAGTCATGAACAACAAAAATGGGTGAAAGTGAAGGCAGATTAGGAGGTACATTCATGAAACTAGGCGTATTTACCGTTCTTTATCAAAATCTTCCGTTTGAAGAGATGTTAGATAAGCTGTGCGAGATGGGGGTAGAGGCGGTTGAGCTGGGAACAGGCAATTATCCGGGAAACAGCCATTGCGATCCGGACGAGCTGCTCAATAATCCTGAAAAAATCAGATCTTTTTTACATGCGATCGAAAGCAGAGGGTTAACCATCAGCGGATTAAGCTGTCATGGAAATCCCCTTCACCCGAATAAAAAGGCTGCAAAAGAAGCTCATGAGGTTTGGAGGAAAACGGTTCTGTTGGCAGAACGTCTAGAAGTGCCCGTGATCAATGGATTTGCCGGATGTCCGGGCGATCA of the Bacillus smithii genome contains:
- a CDS encoding Gfo/Idh/MocA family protein produces the protein MKIRITGKKIVEVFADLATVIPIRKKPSSHVTTFGTQKGQEASEDVPIQTEDYASVLVRFEDGARGVFTVSQVSAGRKNRLSFEIDGSQKSAYWNQEEPEKLWIGHRDRPNEILLADPALFTPKARSYIHHPGGHNEGWPDSLKNMMLHFYTFIQEGKDPLRDKANFATFEDGHVSMCITDAILESHEQQKWVKVKAD